AGAAGGCCTCGGCGGAGCGCTTGCAGCCGGGGGCCGCGTGCCACAGTTCGACCGCCTCGGGGGACGGGGAGCCGCCGCGCACGTCCCAGGTCTTGAGCCAGTCGGCCAGGGACGGGCTGTGGACGGCGTGCACGTCCTCGTTGAGCAGGCCGGCGCGGTGCAGTTCGCCGAGCAGGGCCGGGATGCCGCCGGCGCGGTGCACGTCCTCCATGTAGTACGTGCGGTTCTTCGCCACGTTCGGAGCGACCTTGGCCAGGCACGGGACCCGGCGGGAGACGGCGTCGATCTGCTCCAGGCCGAAGGGGACGCCCGCCTCCTGGGCGGCGGCCAGCAGGTGCAGGATCGTGTTGGTGGAGCCGCCCATCGCGATGTCCAGGGCCATGGCGTTCTCGAAGGCCTGGAAGGTGGCGATGCTGCGCGGCAGGACCGAGTCGTCGTCCTGCTCGTAGTAGCGCCGGGTGAGGTCCATGACCGTGCGGGCCGCGTCGACGTAGAGCTGCTTGCGCGCGGTGTGCGTGGCGAGGACCGAGCCGTTGCCGGGGAGGGAGAGGCCGATGGCCTCGGTCAGGCAGTTCATCGAGTTGGCGGTGAACATGCCGGAACAGCTGCCGCAGGTCGGGCAGGCGTTCTCCTCGATGCGGAGGATGTCCTCGTCGGAGATCTTGTCGTTGACGGCGTCGGAGATCGCGTCGACCAGGTCGAGGGTGCGGACCGTGCCGTCGACCAGGGTGGCCCGGCCGGACTCCATCGGGCCGCCGGAGACGAAGACCGTCGGGATGTTCAGGCGCAGGGCGGCCAGCAGCATGCCCGGCGTGATCTTGTCGCAGTTGGAGATGCAGACCAGGGCGTCGGCGCAGTGGGCCTCGACCATGTACTCGACGCTGTCCGCGATCAGGTCGCGGGAGGGCAGCGAGTAGAGCATGCCGCCGTGGCCCATGGCGATGCCGTCGTCGACCGCGATGGTGTTGAACTCGCGCGGGATGCCGCCCGCCTCCGTGATCGCCTCGGAGACGATCCGGCCGACCGGCTGCAGATGCGTGTGGCCGGGGACGAACTCGGTGAAGGAGTTGGCGACGGCGATGATCGGCTTCCGGCCGATGTCCGCACCCGGTACACCGGAGGCGCGCATAAGGGCGCGGGCGCCCGCCATGTTGCGGCCGTGGGTGACTGTGCGGGACCTCAGCTCGGGCATCGTCGCTCGCTCCTTCGAAGATCTGCCAGACAATTCTGGTTGTCTCCGAGCGTACGCCGGTGCTCCAAAGGCTGGACACGGCTGTCCGGAATGCGGGACGGCCGTCTCGGCGGCACGCGACCCCGCAGCGCGGCTCAGGTGCTGGTCAGGTGGTGCTGTACGACCGGCGCGACGCGCGCGATGATCTGCTCCAGGTCGGCGGACGCCAGCGGCTCCAGCTTGACGACGTACCGCATCATCGCCGTACCCACCAGCTGGGCGGCTGCCAGCTCGGCGCGCAGCTCGGCGTCGGGCAGGTCCAGCTGGGCGGCGATGCGGCGCAGCAGCTGGGAGGCGACGAGCCGGCGGAAGACGGCGGCGGCGGTGTCGTTGTTGACCGCGGAGCGGAGGATCGCGAGGAGCGGCGTACGGGTCGTGGGGTTCTCCCAGACGCCGAAGACGAAGCGGGTCAGCCGCTCCCCCACCCCGTCGACGGGGCCGGCGGCCAGGGCCTCGGGGGCGTTGAGCGCGGGCGCGAAGGCCACCGCGATCGCCGCCTCGAAGACCTGCTCCTTGGTGCCGAAGTAGTGGTGGACCAGCGCGGAGTCGACACCGGCCGCCTTGGCGATGCCGCGCACGGACGTCTTCTCGTATCCGCGCTCGGAGAACTCCTCGCGGGCGGCGGCGAGGATGCGGTCGCGGGTGTCGGCGGACTCGGTGCGCGGGGGCCTGCCACGGCGACGGGAAGGCTGCGGGTCACCGGCCACGGCGGCCGGCTCGGTGCGCGGGGGCCTGCCCGGGTCGCACGCGGGCTGAGCGTCGCCGGGCACGGCGGGCGGCTCCGTGCGCGGGGACCTGCGGCCGTCCCGGGTGCCGGCGGGCTCCCTCTGCGGGGACCTGCCGCGGTCGCGGGCCGTCTGGGCATCGCCGGGCGCAGCGGGCGGCTCCGTGCGCGGGGACCTGCCGCGGCCGCGCGCGGGCTGGGCGTCGTCGGCCACGGCGGCGGACTCCCTGCGCGGGGACCTGCGGCCGTCGCGGGTGCCGGCGGGATCGCTGTGCGGGGGGCCGCTGCGGTCGTGGGCCGGTGGTGCGTCGCCGTTCATGGCCGGCGCACCCGGGCCGCCGACGACAGGTGCTTGCGGGTGAAGGCCAGGGCCTCGGCGAGGTCGGCCTCGCGTTCGGCGCCGGACATCGCCCGCCGGGTGTTGACCTCGATGACGACATGGCCGTCGAACCCGGACGCGGTCAGGTGTTCCAGCACCTCGGCGCAGGGCTGGGTGCCGCGGCCGGGCACCAGGTGCTCGTCCTTGGCGGAGCCCCGGCCGTCGGCCAGGTGGACGTGGCCGAGCCGGTCGCCCATGCGGCCGATCATCTCCAGGGCATCCGTGCGGGCCGTCGCCGCGTGGCTGAGATCGATCGTGAAGTGCCGGTAGTCGTGCCGGGTGACGTCCCAGTCCGGTGCGTAGGCGAGCATCTCGCGGTCGCGGTACCGCCACGGGTACATGTTCTCGACGGCGAACCGCACGTCCGTCTCGTCCGCCATCCGCCAGATCCCGGTGACGAAGTCGCGCGCGTACTGCCGCTGCCACCGGAAGGGCGGGTGGACGACGACGGTGGAGGCGCCTAGCTTCTCGGCGGCCGCCCGGGCGCGCTGCAGCTTGACCCAGGGGTCCGTCGACCAGACCCGCTGGGTGATCAGCAGACAGGGCGCGTGGACGGCCAGGACCGGGATGCCGTGGTAGTCCGACAGGCGGCGCAGCGCCTCGATGTCCTGGCTCACCGGGTCGGTCCACACCATGACCTCGACGCCGTCGTAGCCGAGGCGCGCGGCGATCTCGAAGGCCGTCGCGGTGGACTCCGGGTATACGGAGGCCGTCGACAGCGCGACGGAGACGTCCCTTGGTTCAGCCACGTGCGTCACCTTACGGCGTTGGGTGGTGGAGGTGTCGGGTGCCTATTCGCCGTTGTGAGGTTTGCCATTCTGCGGGTGCGGCCGCGTGGTCGCTTCTCGACGCCCGCGCGGCGGAGCCGCGTGTCGATGCCGGCCCCGAGCCCTCGGGCGCTAATCGGACCCCATGTGATCAAGGCGCCGGAGGATGACGCCTTCGCGCAGCGCCCAGGGGCAGATCTCCAGCTTCTCCACGCCGAACAGATCCATCGCGGCCTCGGCGACCAGGGCGCCCGCCACCAGCTGGCCCGCTCGGCCCTCGGACACACCGGGGAGCTCGGCGCGCTGCTCCACCGTCATGCCGGCCAGACGCGGAACCCAGGCCTCCAGGGACTCGCGCTTGAGTTCGCGCTGGACGTAGAGGCCCTCGGCGCTGCGGGCGGCCCCGGCGATGCGTGCGAGCTGCTTGAAGGTCTTGGACGTGGCGACCACGTGGTCGGGGGCGCCGAAGCGGCTGAACTCGCCGACCGTGCGCGCGATCTCCGCACGGACGTGGCGGCGCAGGGCGCGTACGTCCTCGGGTGAGGGCGGGTCGCCGGGCAGCCAGGCCGCGGTGAGGCGGCCGGCGCCGAGCGGCAGGGAGACGGCGGTGTCCGGCTCCTCGTCCATGCCGTAGGCGATCTCGAGGGAGCCGCCGCCGATGTCCAGGACGAGCAGCTTTCCGGCGGACCAGCCGAACCAGCGGCGGACCGCGAGGAAGGTGAGGCGGGCCTCCTCCGCGCCGGAGAGGACCTGGAGTCGTACGCCGGTCTCGTCGGCCACGCGCGCGAGGACGTCGTCGGCGTTGGTGGCCTCCCGGACGGCGGAGGTCGCGAACGGCAGCAGGTCCTCGACGCCCTTGTCCTCGGCGGCCTGGAGCGCGTCCTGGACGACGGCGACCAGTTTCTCGATGCCGGTGTCGTCGATGGCACCGCTGTCGTCGAGCAGTTGGGCGAGCCGCAGTTCGGCCTTGTGCGAATGCGCGGGCAGCGGGCGCGCGCCGGGGTGGGCGTCCACCACCAGCAGATGCACCGTGTTCGAACCCACGTCCAGGACACCGAGTCTCATGTACGGAACGCTACTGCCAGATCGTCCGTCGGCGGTCCCCGGAACGGGGCCTGGCCACTTACCCTGGACGGGTGCCAAAGACGAAAAAGGCCAAGTCGGACAAGGCTTCCAAGACCGACAAAGCTGCCAAGGGACCCGGGAAGGCGCCGCAGGTGAGCGACGAGAAGGGGCTCGACTTCGCGCGCGCGTGGGTGGAGTTTCCGGATCCCGCGGACGACGAGCAGGTCTTCCGCTGTGATCTGACATGGCTGACCTCCCGCTGGAACTGCATCTTCGGCAGCGGCTGCCAGGGCATCCAGGCGGGCCGCGCGGACGACGGGTGCTGCTCGCTGGGCGCGCACTTCTCCGACGAGGACGACGAGAAGAGGGTCGCCGAGCATGTGGCGCGGCTCACGCCGGAGATCTGGCAGCACCATGACGAGGGCACCCGGAACGGCTGGGTGTCCGAGGACGACGAGGGCTCCCGGCAGACCCGTCCCTTCCAGGGCTCGTGCATCTTCCAGAACCGGCCGGGGTTCGCCGGCGGCGCGGGCTGTTCCCTGCACATCCTCGCGCTGCGGGAGGGCCGGGAGCCGCTGGAGACCAAGCCGGACGTGTGCTGGCAGCTGCCGATCCGGCGGACGTACGACTGGATCGACCGCCCCGACGACACGCGTGTGCTCCAGATCTCGATCGGCGAGTACGACCGCCGGGGCTGGGGTCCGGGCGGCCACGACCTGCACTGGTGGTGCACCTCGGCGACGTCGGCGCACGGCGCGGGCGAGCCGGTGTACGTCTCCTACCGCGCGGAACTGACCGAGCTGATGGGCAAGGCCGGTTACGACCGCCTGGTCGAACTGTGCGAACAGCGCCTGGCCTCGCAGCTGCCGCTGGTCGCGCCGCACCCGGCAGACCCGGCGCCGTAGGCGGCGGTCGCGGCGCATGGGGCCGGCAGAGCCGGCGCCGCGGGCGGCGCGGGCGGGCGGGCGCCGGATCCGAGCCGGCCTGCGGTATCCGTGCCGGCCCCGGTCCCCGGTCGCCCCGCGCCCAACACGGATCCGCCGATCGCCCGTCCACGCATCCGCCCCAGCCGGTCTCACCCCCCGGACGGGCTCGGCGTCTCGCTGTCGCCCCCCGATGAGGGAGGCGTGGACGGTGTCGGCGTCGGGGTCGGGTCGGACGGGGACGGGGAGTCGGTGGGGGGTGGGGTCGGGTCGGACGGGGTCGTCGACGGGGGGTCCGTCGGCGGAGTGCTCGGCGGTGTCGGAGCGGCCGTGCTCGGTGGCGGGGTGGGGTGGTGGGAGGGGGCCGTGCCGTAGCCGTCGATGATGACCACCGCGCCGGCCGGGGAGACCGCCACCTGCGCGTGCCAGGGGCCGGAGGGCTCGCGGAGGTGGTCGACGTACACCTTGATCGTCAACGTGTCGCCGGGGCCGAGGGTTCCCGTGGACTGGCTGAGGTAGAGCCACGGCGCCGAGGTGGCCGCGGACCAGCGGACCGGGGCGGAGCCGGACGCGGTGAGGGTGATCAGGGTGGTGTCGCCGTCGTTCGCGGCGCCGACCGTGAGGTGTCCGGCGCCCTTCGCGCCCGCTCCGGACACGCTGACGACCTCCACGGAGACGTCCGCCTTGCCGTCCTTGCCGACGCGCACGCCGGGCTTCACGCTCGCGTTCCCGGCGTTCTCGTAGCCGCCGGCCGTGTCGCTGTGCAGGACGTCGTGGCCCTGGGACGCGCGCGCGGTGGAGGAGGGGCCGCCGCCGTCCGCCGTGGGCGCGCCCCGGTAGGCGGCCCACAGGGCCAGGACGGGCGCGGCGACGACCGTGGCGACGACCGTCGTCGTCACCGCACGCGCGCGTAGCCGGTCGCGGCGGGCCGCGCGGTCCTTGGGGTCCATCGGGAAGCCGCGCCGGTCGAAGCGGGGCGCCGCCGCGCCACGCGCGCGTGGGTGGTGTGCGAGCGCGACGTGCAGCTCCGCGCGGGGCGCTTCCAGGACGGGCAGTTCGGCGGGGGTGACCGTGGCGCCGGGCCAGCGGCCGGGGACGGCGCGCTCGGCGGTGCGGCGGCAGCGCGGGCAGTCGTCGACGTGCCGGACCAGTTCGCGGCGCAGGGCGGTGCTGAGGACGAGCCCGCTGTCACCGGTGAGATGGGCCACAGCGGGACAGCCGCCGGTCTCCACGACGGCGAGGGCCGCGCGGGTGCGCTCGACCTCGCAGGCGCCGGAGGCCAGCAGTTCGCGCGCGGCCGCCGGTTCGATGCCGAGGACGGCGGCGACCTCGTGCGCGGCCAGGTGGTGGCGGACGGCCAGCTCCAGGGCCTCGCGCTGCTCGGGGGTGGTACCGGCCGCCTCCGGCCAGGCCAGCAGGGCGAGTTCGCGGCGGCGCCGCTCCTGGGTCTCGGGGGAGACGGGCGGCTCGGGGGTCTCGCGCGAGCCGGCGGGGCGGCCGGCCGCGTGGGTGGCCTGACGTTTCTGCTTGGCCTCGGCCAGCTTGCGCAGGCACGCCCAGCGGGCCAGCGCGTACAGCCAGGCCCTGCGGTCGCCTACGCTCTCCGGGGCGCGGTGTCCGCGCCGTTCGGCCAGGGCGAGCACGTCGCCGAGGGCGGCCGTGGCGGCGTCGTGGTCGCACAGCACCGACAGACAGTAGGTGAACAGTCCGTCCAGGTACGGCTCGTAGCGCGCGGGCGGCTGCTGGGCGATGGTGCGCGCGGCGGCTCGGTCGCGTCTCTCGCCGGCCTCGCGGGCCTCTGCTTCTTCGCGCCCCTTCCGCGCCGCTCGTGCTTCACGCGCCTCCCCGCGCGCCCGGTGCGCGCCGGTGGTGCGGACGGTGGTCTCCGGGCTACTGCTCATCACCCGTGCGACCGTAGGCGGCGGCACAGGGCCCCTTCCTGAAGCTTGAGCTCTTTTAATTCGTACGGGTGAAACGATCCCTCATAAGGGGACAGGAACCCTTTGTTCCGCGGCCGGATCCCGATGAGTGATGGCCGGTACCCGTTCACCCGACCGCGGCACGGGGACCCGTTGTCAGTGCCGCGGGCTACGGTTTCCGCATGGCTGCCCGTACCAAGACCACCAAGGACCGCCCGTCCTACCGCTGCACCGAGTGCGGCTGGCAGACGGCCAAGTGGCTCGGCCGCTGCCCCGAGTGCCAGGCCTGGGGCACCGTCGAGGAGTACGGCGCGCCCGCGGTCCGTACGACGGCACCGGGCCGGGTGACGTCGTCCGCGCTGCCCATCGGCCAGGTCGACGGCCGGCAGGCCACCGCCCGCTCGACCGGCGTGCCCGAGCTGGACCGGGTGCTCGGCGGCGGCCTGGTGCCCGGCGCGGTCGTGCTGCTCGCGGGCGAGCCCGGCGTCGGCAAGTCCACGCTGCTGCTGGACGTGGCCGCCAAGTCCGCGAGCGCCGAGCACCGCACCCTCTATGTGACCGGCGAGGAGTCGGCGAGCCAGGTGCGGCTGCGCGCGGACCGCATCGGCGCCCTGCACGACGAGCTGTATCTGGCGGCCGAGACGGACCTGTCCGCCGTCCTCGGCCATCTGGACGAGGTCAAGCCGTCCCTGCTGATCCTCGACTCGGTGCAGACGGTCGCCTCCCCGGAGATCGAGGGCGCGCCGGGCGGCATGGCCCAGGTGCGTGAGGTGGCGGGCGCGCTGATCCGCGCCTCGAAGGAGCGGGGCATGTCCACTCTCCTTGTGGGCCATGTCACGAAGGACGGCGCGATCGCGGGCCCCCGCCTGCTGGAGCACCTGGTGGACGTCGTCCTGCACTTCGAGGGCGACCGGCACGCGCGCCTGCGCCTGGTCCGCGGCGTGAAGAACCGCTACGGGGCCACGGACGAGGTCGGCTGCTTCGAGCTGCACGACGAGGGCATCACCGGGCTCGCCGACCCCAGCGGCCTCTTCCTGACCCGCAGGGACGAGCCGGTTCCGGGTACGTGCCTGACCGTCACCCTGGAGGGCCGCCGCCCGCTGGTGGCCGAGGTGCAGGCGCTGACCGTGGACTCCCAGATCCCCTCCCCGCGCCGGACGACCTCGGGTCTGGAGACCTCGCGGGTGTCGATGATGCTGGCCGTCCTGGAGCAGCGCGGCCGGATCAGCGCGCTCGGCAAGCGGGACATCTACTCCGCGACGGTCGGCGGGGTGAAGCTGTCGGAGCCGGCCGCCGACCTCGCGATCGCCCTCGCGCTGGCCTCCGCGGCCAGCGACACCCCGCTGCCGAAGAACCTGGTCGCGATCGGCGAGGTGGGCCTCGCGGGCGAGGTCAGACGGGTGACGGGCGTGCAGCGCAGGCTCGCCGAGGCGCAGCGGCTGGGCTTCACGCACGCGCTCGTGCCGACCGATCCGGGCAAGGTGCCGCCCGGCATGAAGGTCCTGGAAGTCGCCGACATGGGGGACGCCCTCCGGGTGCTGCCGCGCTCCCGTCGGCGAGAGGCCCCACGGGAGGCGGAGGACCGCCGGTAGACTTTGCCCTGGTCTCGCCCGTCCGTACGAACCGCGTGCGGGTCACGGGGGCGCGTCAGAACCTGCGACCGGAGGAGTGCAGTGGCAGCCAACGACCGGGCAGCAGCTCCCGGAAAAATCGGTGGGAGTGCCGGTTCCGATGGCCTGATGCGTGCCTCGCTGAGCGCCGTGGCTCCTGGTACGGCCCTGCGGGACGGCTTGGAGCGCGTGCTGCGCGGCAACACCGGCGGGCTGATCGTCCTCGGCTCCGACAAGACGGTCGAGGCGATGTGCACGGGCGGGTTCGTGCTGGACGTGGAGTTCACCGCGACCCGGCTGCGGGAGCTGTGCAAGCTGGACGGCGGCATCGTGCTGTCGTCGGACCTGTCGAAGATCCTGCGGGCCGGTGTCCAGCTGGTTCCGGACCCGACGATCCCCACGGAGGAGACGGGCACCCGGCACCGTACGGCGGACCGGGTGAGCAAGCAGGTCGGCTTCCCGGTGGTCTCGGTGTCCCAGTCGATGCGCCTGATCGCCCTGTACGTCGACGGTCAGCGCCGCGTCCTGGAGGACTCGGCGGCGATCCTGTCCCGCGCGAACCAGGCGCTGGCCACGCTGGAGCGGTACAAGCTGCGGCTGGACGAGGTGGCCGGCACCCTCTCCGCGCTGGAGATCGAGGACCTGGTGACGGTGCGGGACGTGTCCGCCGTCGCGCAGCGCCTGGAGATGGTCCGCCGCATCGCCACCGAAATCGCCGAGTACGTGGTCGAGCTGGGCACCGACGGGCGTCTTCTCGCGCTCCAGCTCGAGGAGTTGATCGCCGGTGTCGAGCCGGACCGCGAGCTGGTCGTCCGGGACTACGTCCCCGAGCCGACGGCCAAGCGCTCCCGCACGGTCGAGGAGGCCCTGTCCGAGCTGGACGCGCTGACCCACGCGGAGCTGATCGAACTCGGCACGGTGGCACGGGCGCTGGGCTACACCGGCTCCCCCGAGACGCTCGACTCCGCGGTCTCCCCGCGGGGCTTCAGGCTGCTGGCCAAGGTTCCGCGGCTTCCCGGCGCGATCATCGACCGGCTGGTGGAGCACTTCGGCGGCCTGCAGAAGCTGCTCGCCGCGAGTGTGGACGACCTGCAGACGGTGGACGGCGTGGGCGAGGCGCGGGCCAGGAGCGTGCGGGAAGGTCTGTCGCGTCTGGCCGAGTCGTCGATCCTGGAGCGGTACGTCTGACGCGCCCCGGAGGGGCGACGACGCGCATTGTCAGACAGGCCCTAGTCAGCCGACAGCACGAACGACGTGTGCACCGTTCCGAAGCCCGGTGCCTTCGCCTCCAGCAGGTAGGTGTCCGGCTTCGCCGAGCCCGCCGCGGGCGTCGCGCACTGGGGAGCGCTCGGCTTGCGGTCCCACTTCACCGTGTAGGTGATGCTCTGCCCGGCCGGCACCCGGAACACCAGGCTGCCCGCGCCCTTGGGGCAGTCGGCCGACGACCAGAACGTCTTGCCGCTCGTCGGCGTGATGGTCAACACCGCGTTCTTCGGCCCGAGATCGACCTTGCAGTCGGCGGACGAGTTGTTCCTGGCGGTGAGTTCGAAGGTCGGCGTCTGGTCCGGCGAGTAGGTGTTGTGCAGGCTGCGCAGGCTCAGCGTCACCGCGGAGGCGGTGCAGTCGGGCAGCGTGGACGATGCCGGGATCGTGTCGCCCGTACCGACGGCGCCGCCGCCGGATCCCGTACCCGAGCCGCCACCGGACCCGGACCCCGAGGACCCGGTGGAGCCGGCGGAGCCGCCGTCCGAACCGCTGCCGCCCGAACCGGAGTCGCTCCCGCCGGTGCCGCTGCCGCCGCCCGAGTCGTCGCGTCCGCCCGGGTGCTGGCTGATGGCCGGTCCGGACGAGGACGGCCCCGGGGTGATGGTGTGCGCGGGATTCTTGCCGTCGGACCCGCCGGCGCTCTTCCTGCCGCCCCCGCCGCCCGCGGTGACGATCCAGGTGATCAGCAGCGCCAGCAGGGCGATCACCGACAGCAGTACGACCCTCCTTCGCCAGTAGATGGAGGAGGGAAGCGGCCCGACCGGATTGCGCAGAGATCCCACGGCGCAAACTGTACGAGAGATCGCCGTGCTCGCTTGCGCCACCCGCCGCACGAGCATCAACTTTTCCGGATCATCATCCCGGCAACTGCCGTAACGGCCAAGGATCTTCACCGTTCGGCACGCTGAGTGACCGTGCCGTCACCATCCCTGGGTGCCGACCCGTGGCAGGATCGGAAGGCCATGACTGAGAAGCTGCACACCCCCGTGATCGCCTGGTTCGACGCCCACGCCCGCGACCTGCCCTGGCGCCGCCCGGAGGCGGGCCCGTGGGGTGTGATGGTCAGCGAGTTCATGCTCCAGCAGACCCCGGTCAACCGGGTGCTGCCGGTCTACGAGGAGTGGCTGGCCCGCTGGCCGCGCCCCGCCGACCTGGCGAAGGAGGCGCCCGGCGAGGCGGTGCGCGCCTGGGGCCGGCTCGGCTACCCGCGCCGGGCGCTCAGGCTGCACGGCGCCGCGGTCGCCATAACGGAACGGCACGGCGGGGACGTGCCGACGGAGCACGCGCAGCTGCTGGCGCTGCCCGGCATCGGCGAGTACACGGCCGCCGCGGTGGCCTCGTTCGCGTACGGGCAGCGGCATCCGGTGCTGGACACGAACGTGCGCCGGGTGCTCGCGCGGGCGGTGACCGGGGTGCAGTACCCGCCGAACGCGACGACGGCCGCCGAGCGCAGGCTCGCCCGCGAGCTGCTGCCCGAGGACGAGAAGACGGCCGCGCGCTGGGCGGCGGCCTCCATGGAGCTGGGCGCGCTGGTGTGCACGGCGAAGAACGAGGGGTGCGGGCGGTGCCCGATCGCCGGGCAGTGCGCCTGGCTGCTGGCCGGCAAGCCGGAGCACTCCGGGCCGCCGCGGCGCGGGCAGACGTACGCCGGCACGGACCGGCAGGTGCGGGGCAAGCTGCTGGCGGTGCTGCGGGAGGCGCACGCGCCGGTGCCGCAGGCGGTGCTGGACCGGGTGTGGCACGAGCCGGTGCAGCGCGCCCGGGCGCTCGACGGGCTCGTCACGGACGGTCTGGTGGAGCCGCTGCCGGGCGGCCTGTACCGGCTGCCGCTCAGCTGACGCACAGCCAAGTCACAGCCCCAGCTGCTTCGTTACATCCCCTCTCGCCCGACGAAGGCCTGCAGACAGGGACATAACGGGTCACCCCTTTACCCCGTTCCTACGGCTGTTACACAACCGACGGACAGCCGATTGCCAGCCGCAGGCTGGAGCGGACAACGCCGTGACAACCGCTCCCTACCTTCGTTCCGTGCCCGGCAGACCACCGGACACGGGGAAGGTACGCAGCACTTCAGGCACGGGCCGGAGTGAACGGGGAAACGGAGGCGGTCGATCATGGCGCAGGGAGAGGTGCTCGAGTTCGAGGAGTACGTCCGCACCCGGCAGGACGCGCTGCTGCGCAGCGCACGCCGGCTGGTCCCGGACCCGGTCGACGCCCAGGACCTGCTGCAGACGGCACTGGTGCGGACGTACGGCCGCTGGGAGGGCATCGCCGACAAGCGGCTCGCCGACGCCTATCTGCGCCGCGTCATGATCAACACCCGTACGGAGTGGTGGCGGGCGCGCAAGCTGGAGGAGGTCCCCACCGAGCAGCTGCCCGACGCGTCCGTGGACGACTCCACCGAGCAGCACGCCGACCGCGCCCTGCTGATGGACGTCATGAAGGTGCTGGCACCCAAGCAGCGCAGTGTTGTAGTACTGCGACACTGGGAGCAGATGTCCACGGAGGAGACGGCCGCCGCCCTCGGCATGTCGGCGGGTACGGTCAAGAGCACGCTGCACCGGGCGCTCGCCCGGCTCCGCGAGGAGCTGGAGGCCCGCGATCTGGACGCA
This genomic interval from Streptomyces sp. NBC_00557 contains the following:
- a CDS encoding Ppx/GppA phosphatase family protein; this encodes MRLGVLDVGSNTVHLLVVDAHPGARPLPAHSHKAELRLAQLLDDSGAIDDTGIEKLVAVVQDALQAAEDKGVEDLLPFATSAVREATNADDVLARVADETGVRLQVLSGAEEARLTFLAVRRWFGWSAGKLLVLDIGGGSLEIAYGMDEEPDTAVSLPLGAGRLTAAWLPGDPPSPEDVRALRRHVRAEIARTVGEFSRFGAPDHVVATSKTFKQLARIAGAARSAEGLYVQRELKRESLEAWVPRLAGMTVEQRAELPGVSEGRAGQLVAGALVAEAAMDLFGVEKLEICPWALREGVILRRLDHMGSD
- the disA gene encoding DNA integrity scanning diadenylate cyclase DisA, with translation MAANDRAAAPGKIGGSAGSDGLMRASLSAVAPGTALRDGLERVLRGNTGGLIVLGSDKTVEAMCTGGFVLDVEFTATRLRELCKLDGGIVLSSDLSKILRAGVQLVPDPTIPTEETGTRHRTADRVSKQVGFPVVSVSQSMRLIALYVDGQRRVLEDSAAILSRANQALATLERYKLRLDEVAGTLSALEIEDLVTVRDVSAVAQRLEMVRRIATEIAEYVVELGTDGRLLALQLEELIAGVEPDRELVVRDYVPEPTAKRSRTVEEALSELDALTHAELIELGTVARALGYTGSPETLDSAVSPRGFRLLAKVPRLPGAIIDRLVEHFGGLQKLLAASVDDLQTVDGVGEARARSVREGLSRLAESSILERYV
- a CDS encoding BACON domain-containing protein, yielding MMSSSPETTVRTTGAHRARGEAREARAARKGREEAEAREAGERRDRAAARTIAQQPPARYEPYLDGLFTYCLSVLCDHDAATAALGDVLALAERRGHRAPESVGDRRAWLYALARWACLRKLAEAKQKRQATHAAGRPAGSRETPEPPVSPETQERRRRELALLAWPEAAGTTPEQREALELAVRHHLAAHEVAAVLGIEPAAARELLASGACEVERTRAALAVVETGGCPAVAHLTGDSGLVLSTALRRELVRHVDDCPRCRRTAERAVPGRWPGATVTPAELPVLEAPRAELHVALAHHPRARGAAAPRFDRRGFPMDPKDRAARRDRLRARAVTTTVVATVVAAPVLALWAAYRGAPTADGGGPSSTARASQGHDVLHSDTAGGYENAGNASVKPGVRVGKDGKADVSVEVVSVSGAGAKGAGHLTVGAANDGDTTLITLTASGSAPVRWSAATSAPWLYLSQSTGTLGPGDTLTIKVYVDHLREPSGPWHAQVAVSPAGAVVIIDGYGTAPSHHPTPPPSTAAPTPPSTPPTDPPSTTPSDPTPPPTDSPSPSDPTPTPTPSTPPSSGGDSETPSPSGG
- the radA gene encoding DNA repair protein RadA; this encodes MAARTKTTKDRPSYRCTECGWQTAKWLGRCPECQAWGTVEEYGAPAVRTTAPGRVTSSALPIGQVDGRQATARSTGVPELDRVLGGGLVPGAVVLLAGEPGVGKSTLLLDVAAKSASAEHRTLYVTGEESASQVRLRADRIGALHDELYLAAETDLSAVLGHLDEVKPSLLILDSVQTVASPEIEGAPGGMAQVREVAGALIRASKERGMSTLLVGHVTKDGAIAGPRLLEHLVDVVLHFEGDRHARLRLVRGVKNRYGATDEVGCFELHDEGITGLADPSGLFLTRRDEPVPGTCLTVTLEGRRPLVAEVQALTVDSQIPSPRRTTSGLETSRVSMMLAVLEQRGRISALGKRDIYSATVGGVKLSEPAADLAIALALASAASDTPLPKNLVAIGEVGLAGEVRRVTGVQRRLAEAQRLGFTHALVPTDPGKVPPGMKVLEVADMGDALRVLPRSRRREAPREAEDRR
- a CDS encoding TetR/AcrR family transcriptional regulator; this translates as MAGDPQPSRRRGRPPRTESADTRDRILAAAREEFSERGYEKTSVRGIAKAAGVDSALVHHYFGTKEQVFEAAIAVAFAPALNAPEALAAGPVDGVGERLTRFVFGVWENPTTRTPLLAILRSAVNNDTAAAVFRRLVASQLLRRIAAQLDLPDAELRAELAAAQLVGTAMMRYVVKLEPLASADLEQIIARVAPVVQHHLTST
- the ilvD gene encoding dihydroxy-acid dehydratase — translated: MPELRSRTVTHGRNMAGARALMRASGVPGADIGRKPIIAVANSFTEFVPGHTHLQPVGRIVSEAITEAGGIPREFNTIAVDDGIAMGHGGMLYSLPSRDLIADSVEYMVEAHCADALVCISNCDKITPGMLLAALRLNIPTVFVSGGPMESGRATLVDGTVRTLDLVDAISDAVNDKISDEDILRIEENACPTCGSCSGMFTANSMNCLTEAIGLSLPGNGSVLATHTARKQLYVDAARTVMDLTRRYYEQDDDSVLPRSIATFQAFENAMALDIAMGGSTNTILHLLAAAQEAGVPFGLEQIDAVSRRVPCLAKVAPNVAKNRTYYMEDVHRAGGIPALLGELHRAGLLNEDVHAVHSPSLADWLKTWDVRGGSPSPEAVELWHAAPGCKRSAEAFSQSERWEALDDDAENGCIRSVEHAYSKDGGLAVLKGNLAVDGCVVKTAGVDESIWTFEGPAVVCESQEEAVQRILTQEVKDGDVVVIRYEGPKGGPGMQEMLYPTSYLKGRGLGKTCALITDGRFSGGTSGLSIGHASPEAASGGTIALVQDGDRIRIDIPNRTIELLVDEAELARREQALNGVYAPKNRDRKVSAALRAYAAMATSADKGAVRDVTKLG
- a CDS encoding sugar phosphate isomerase/epimerase family protein is translated as MAEPRDVSVALSTASVYPESTATAFEIAARLGYDGVEVMVWTDPVSQDIEALRRLSDYHGIPVLAVHAPCLLITQRVWSTDPWVKLQRARAAAEKLGASTVVVHPPFRWQRQYARDFVTGIWRMADETDVRFAVENMYPWRYRDREMLAYAPDWDVTRHDYRHFTIDLSHAATARTDALEMIGRMGDRLGHVHLADGRGSAKDEHLVPGRGTQPCAEVLEHLTASGFDGHVVIEVNTRRAMSGAEREADLAEALAFTRKHLSSAARVRRP